The Gossypium arboreum isolate Shixiya-1 chromosome 4, ASM2569848v2, whole genome shotgun sequence DNA segment TCAATTTAAAAAGTGGGAAGAACACAGTCGCATTATTAACAAAGAGAAAGCAGAAATGCCTGTTAACAAGAAGAAATCAAATCTACCAACCTGTATGAACCTCATCTCCACCCAAGTGGAAAAGCTCAAATGGGAAAATTTTTCTCATATCTGTAAAACAAAAACTTCAATCATAACTAGATAGCAAATGGGAAAGGTAACTGTTACTAATTAGAGCATCCGTGTGCGATATGTGTCTGTAACAAGTAGGGTAGTACCTACGGTGATCAGCAAAACTGAAATATGTGCTTCTTTCAGTTTTCATCATATTCAAGGTTTACTTCTTtcataatttctttttttttttttaaaagaaaggtACTTAACCTGAATTAACGATGTAAATAGTTATATCCGGGATAAAATGTTTCAGATTACCAAGACACCAGCATGAAGTTATTCCAATACATAGGACGCATGACCTAAAACTGAAGCTTGACAAAATTTTATATTACCAAAATTCTTTTGAAGTCATTTTGCAGTAGAATAATTTGACTTGGTTAACTAGATGTGTTGACAGTTGACTGCAACTTTACTGAAAACTAGCCGTCTATGCCTATAGGTGAACCAACCAACTCAATAATAACTAATCTGCTTTGATAGGACAGGATAACATAAAGAACAAAACTATTATTCTTATCAATAGCATATCGGAAAGATTATTGTCGATCCACAAAACTAGCACAGATGCGGACTAGGACTTATACTACCAAGGGAAAGGCTTTTGCAGATCTTAACCTGATAGAATGCCAGAAATCAAATCAAAAGTAAAATTTTTTGAAACGTCAAGTGGTTCTCTGCAGGTAGAAGAAGGCCAAAGATCAGGGTACCCAGCTCCCCTACAGAAGACAAAGTAAGATTAAATCCGGGTTTAAGAAATAAGTGAACAAGAAATATAAAGCCAGCATGCAAATTAAGATAAaacttttccatttcttttattgaaatgaaattaaAGAGTAGAAATCGGGCATCTTTCATATTACTGGCCTTTCAAGATACATTAAAGTTGGATAGGTTTAGCTGAGAAACTATGTCCTTCTTATTGCATGATTacgagaaaaaaaagaaaagtgtCAAGAAGATTCAACTGCCTCATGATGAATTTCCTAGTGGGAATACTCAAAAGAGAAAAAAGTTTTATGTACTCAGAGTCCTATCGTATAAGGCCAAGATAATACTGGCATTACAAAGCAACTTACCATGACTCTGCATGCCCAGGAACATCTACTTCTGCCATTATATGGATGCCTGCCATACATCATAAGAAATAATAAGAAAACTTATCTTCAGAATAGACAGCATGAGACCGGCAGTCTTATTAATTGTTTTAACTAGTTGCactatgcttttatttctaaattggGTTAAATAACAACAACTTTAATTAAAGGAAAACAGTAAGGGAAGAACTATGTTGCTCcaattcttcatttttcttgTAACACCTGTGTCTAAAGTATATCAAGACATGGATATGGAGATATGGCTCCCCTAAGATCCTCCAAATACATGAAAGaacttttaaaaaatagaaatacCTGTGCTAGACACATATTTGAATCTGACACTCTTGCCGTGAATTATAAGggaagagaaatctagagaccCCTAGAAAACGGTGAATATTTACTTAAATTGCCAACAAAAGTGAAAGATCAATCTTACCTCTCATTTTGGCAAAGCTTCACATTTGTGCATGAAAATatgtccaaaaaaaaaaaaagcacataATTAATGTATATTTGAGCAAGAAGCATGAAATaccaaaagaaagaaaatggagaagCAGAGATATATATTCAGTCATAAATCTGGATAGCTAATAAATCTGAAAACTAAACTGAGAATCTTGGATAAAAGCAGTACAAAAGACGACAACTTTATCCATTGAAAGCCTTTAATTCAAAGGTTAACAACTTTAATCCGAGCTGACAACATATCACTTCTCTATATTTTTCAGACATAATTCCAAATTTTAGAGCATTTAGTTTAATCTGCTGAAAGTTCAGTTTTTACAATTCCAGGGGAGGGAGGGAACCAAATCCAGCTCTTTGAGCTAGGCTGCACAAGCATCTATCATTGTACCCAACATGCAGATGCAATAGTTTCTTGCTTTACAGATATAAGTAAGCATAAAAACCAAAGGAATGTTTAGAAGTTAGCAAGGAACATATTCCAGGACTTATATGTATCATACCTAACAATTTCACTCGCATCCTCAATTGTATAGCGTTCCCATTTTGTATAAGCACCATTCCACAATTTTGGATATGAAGGTACTTCTAGAGGAAATGACTCTTCATCTATGATGTGCCAATGAAGGACATTCTACTGAATGCAATCCGCAAAATCAGAATGACATGTACAAAAAGAGATGGAGCAATAATTTCGTGAGCGCTCAAATGAATTCTGACCATGAAAATATAGGATTGAACAAAAACTAACAGCTACTAGCATTTCTTACAAGTTTGGCATAAGACATAGATTCAATTATCTGCTTAATGACATCAATCGGTAAATAGTGCCTTGATGTATCTGTAACAGATAAGCATATACAACTGAATCAAGTACTATTTCAGAAATTATTATTTAAAGGGAAAATAATGGAAGTGAGGCTTACCAAGCATAAGCCCACGAAACGCAAACCTTGGCTTATCTTTTATGTACCATGGTGCTTTGTATATTTGCACCGACTTAGTCTCGTAATCAAAAGCACACAATTGGCTGAATGTCTGCAACATTGTAAAAGAGAAGGATGCAAGAAGAAACATAAATAAAACTTCAATGTAATGTATCACAAGCATGTGCCTTAAGCAGCAAATAATTCCCAGAAATTTCTGAATACAAGGTAGTCATCATTATACTACATATGGTGGCGCAGAGGTGCATTAGGAAGGAGTATATTTCACCCATTTATTGGTATCCCTTTGATCGACATTTATAACCATCACTTAAAATTGGGAAACAAACACAAAAGATTATATGCACACGATAAACAGCATATAAGTAGCAGATTGATGGCATACCTCCAACCCTCTTAAGGCACCAAAAACAGTATTTGCCTGCCAAAAATACAAAGAGAGACAAGAGGAGTGAATATCAGCTGTCATCACACATTTACTTCAAGATTTCAAGTTGACTCATCTTCAGAAATAGATTAGATCAATAGAAATGAATTTTAAACTTGAAAATTAGAAAATTCAAAACTAAGCATACATTATCCTTGCCTACTGAGGATGATTACCAGTAAGGAAGTGCATCTCCACAGTGTATTCACACCTAGGAATGCCATACACTTATTGCACTAAGAACACCATCGAAGACACTACTAAGAAAACAAGTTATTCCCGATTTAGTGGTGAGTGTCAACTGCGGGTATTTATCTGACACAATTGTACtcaattttttctaagtttttctccTATATTTGGAGGATGTACTCTATACCCATGTCAGAACATGTGCCCATACTAAACACCGCCAAAGACAATTCTAAGCACCTATGTAATCAATTTTGGATGCGGGTATGTTTTCTACACGATTATATCAaaagttttctaagtttttctatATATTTGGAGAATCGTACTTCGTACCTATGTCCGAATATATATTGGAAACAAGTGTTGGACTTATTACATACACTAAACAACCACCAAAGACACTACTAGGCCCCTATGTTATCAGGACTTGATGGTCAATGTTGTATGCAGATATTTTTCCGATACCCAAGTCTGAATATGCGTAGGACACTGATAGAAACCAATGATCAAAGCTAGAAACATCTGGAAACAAAACGGCAAACATATGACCATGATCATCAATATGATAAACCTTAAAAAGCTGTCTCAAACTTTACCTCAATTGTGGCTTCTCCAACAATAGATTTCCCATCTTTCTTTGCCACAAACAAAGTATAACTTTCACCCACACCCAATTGAAGCTGCCATAATCAAACCCAAAAATGTCaccaatatatatgtatatgtatataatgTTCAAGTGAATTTTAAAGGGCAAAATGCAAGTTTCCAACATACCTCTTCACTGTCGGAATTCACAATGACTCTCAATTCACTAATATCATAAACAGATCTTATCCCTCTCGATTTATCAAAAAGTGAAATCCCAGAAACATGTTTGAATATAATCTTCTTATATCTCTCAAATCCTTCAATCAAAATCTTGGAGTTCCCTCCTTTTCCTAAGGCAGAGAAAGATAAAGTTGGGTCCACGGTCAAGGTTTGATTGCCAGAAGTGAACTCAGATGGCAAAGGCCAAAGATAAGTCAACGAATCATCTAACTCAAACCCAGACTTTGAATCAACAAGGTGAGAAAcccataataataataacaagaaacTCAGTTTATAGTGAGAATTTTGAGAAAATGGTAGCATTTTGATACTTTTTGGGAGAGAATGAAGTTGGAAGGGGTTGGTTTGGTAGACAAAGGGAGGGGATAATTTATTGTAAACTGCTGGAGTGAACTGTAAGCggagttttctttttctttttttcccttcAGTTTCTTCATAGTCGATGCCTCCAGACATCAgtgataataattttatttagggtaaactattaaaatagtcacaTTTATTTAACTCAGTTTACATGTTAGTCACTTCTGCTTGAATTATTACTTTTCAGTCACTTGCATATCGCGTTGTAGTCGTTAATTGTCGTATTAACATTGTAACGTTAAGCTGACGtggcatattaaattattatttcaaataaaaattttaggttaatttatacaatAGTCTCCTACATTTTATCGTTTTAAGcattttagattttttattttatgttcttttaattttcctttttttttccttcattttcatTCTGTTATGCTTCTCATCCTGTTTTTCTCCTTCTACCAGTCTTTTAACatagtttttctatttttttatttgttaaaactagtccctatacttttattttttgaataatttaatttttaaagttagataGGCTTGTGAActaattttaatatatgaaaaacatagaaaaatatatttaaagaaatgaaaaggagaaaaacaaagagaaaaataggagagaatgaaaaaaaagaaaaaagttaaaaatacataaaagaaaaatttaaattactcaaaatggaaaaatatagggactaattgtaagatttaacctaaaattttagttttaaatgatGATTTAATGTATCATGTTAGTTTAACATTACACCGTTAATAGTAATTAATG contains these protein-coding regions:
- the LOC108460902 gene encoding beta-hexosaminidase 1-like codes for the protein MLPFSQNSHYKLSFLLLLLWVSHLVDSKSGFELDDSLTYLWPLPSEFTSGNQTLTVDPTLSFSALGKGGNSKILIEGFERYKKIIFKHVSGISLFDKSRGIRSVYDISELRVIVNSDSEELQLGVGESYTLFVAKKDGKSIVGEATIEANTVFGALRGLETFSQLCAFDYETKSVQIYKAPWYIKDKPRFAFRGLMLDTSRHYLPIDVIKQIIESMSYAKLNVLHWHIIDEESFPLEVPSYPKLWNGAYTKWERYTIEDASEIVSFAKMRGIHIMAEVDVPGHAESWGAGYPDLWPSSTCREPLDVSKNFTFDLISGILSDMRKIFPFELFHLGGDEVHTDCWTSTPHIKQWLKDQNMTAKDAYQYFVLKAQEIAISKNWTPVNWEETFNSFPSKLNPRTIVHNWLGSGVCPRAVAKGFRCIFSNQGAWYLDHLDVPWNEVYSAEPLEGINNVSEQNLVLGGEVCMWGETADTSDVQQTIWPRAAAAAERLWSKREAVSARNITLAILPRLHYFRCLLNRRGVQAAPVTNKYARQPPFVAGSCYEQ